From one Halosimplex rubrum genomic stretch:
- a CDS encoding phosphoenolpyruvate hydrolase family protein, with the protein MEFSRADSLARLESVVESGEPVIGAGAGTGISAKFAERGGVDLLIIYNSGRYRMNGRGSLAGLLPYGDANEIVVEMGHEVLPVVEDTPVLAGVNGTDPFRDMGVFIEDLKRRGFSGVQNFPTVGLIDEDSGFRQNLEETGMGYDEEVEMIREASDQGMLTCPYVFNEDQARAMTEAGADVVVSHMGLTTSGDIGAETALDLETAAERVQAHCDAAKEVNEDVMVICHGGPIAWPDDAEYVLNNTEGVVGFFGASSIERLPTEGAIENQAREFKEIDF; encoded by the coding sequence ATGGAATTCAGCCGTGCGGACTCCCTGGCGCGACTCGAATCGGTCGTCGAGAGCGGCGAACCAGTCATCGGCGCGGGCGCCGGAACGGGGATCTCGGCGAAGTTCGCCGAGCGCGGGGGCGTCGACCTGCTGATCATCTACAACTCCGGGCGCTACCGGATGAACGGTCGCGGGTCGCTGGCGGGCCTGCTGCCCTACGGCGACGCCAACGAGATCGTCGTCGAGATGGGTCACGAGGTGCTGCCGGTCGTCGAGGACACGCCCGTCCTCGCCGGCGTCAACGGGACGGACCCCTTCCGCGACATGGGCGTGTTCATCGAGGACCTCAAACGTCGGGGGTTCTCCGGCGTCCAGAACTTCCCGACGGTGGGACTCATCGACGAGGACAGCGGCTTCCGCCAGAACCTCGAGGAGACGGGGATGGGCTACGACGAGGAGGTCGAGATGATCCGCGAGGCGAGCGACCAGGGGATGCTCACCTGTCCGTACGTCTTCAACGAGGACCAGGCCCGCGCGATGACCGAGGCCGGCGCCGACGTGGTCGTCTCGCACATGGGCCTGACCACGTCGGGCGACATCGGCGCCGAGACCGCGCTCGACCTCGAGACGGCCGCCGAGCGCGTCCAGGCCCACTGCGACGCCGCCAAGGAAGTCAACGAGGACGTGATGGTCATCTGCCACGGCGGCCCGATCGCCTGGCCGGACGACGCCGAGTACGTCCTGAACAACACCGAGGGCGTCGTCGGCTTCTTCGGCGCGTCGAGCATCGAGCGCCTGCCCACCGAGGGGGCCATCGAGAACCAGGCCCGCGAGTTCAAGGAGATCGACTTCTGA